A window from Drosophila nasuta strain 15112-1781.00 chromosome 3, ASM2355853v1, whole genome shotgun sequence encodes these proteins:
- the LOC132789581 gene encoding uncharacterized protein LOC132789581, with amino-acid sequence MSIDLYLHSLNSTLQAFAQQVEHFAGVALQAVVSLRSEFDSFTGDWRWQSPVEFTALQATLLQVLLVLLLGTGALIAWSWGVYGQVITEKFVRPSTLKEIEELKLSVAKLKLPKEHSPRI; translated from the exons ATGAGTATCGACTTATATCTGCACTCCCTCAACTCGACCCTACAGGCCTTCGCCCAACAAGTTGAACACTTTGCTGGCGTTGCTCTGCAAGCTGTCGTGTCTCTGCGCTCGGAATTCGATAGCTTCACTGGCGACTGGCGTTGGCAAAGTCCCGTTGAGTTCACTGCACTGCAAGCAACATTGTTACAagtgctgctggtgttgctgctgggtACGGGTGCACTCATCGCATGGTCTTGGGGCGTCTACGGTCAGGTGATCACGGAGAAGTTTGTCAGACCAA GTACATTGAAGGAAATTGAGGAGCTTAAATTATCTGTGGCGAAATTAAAGTTGCCTAAGGAGCATTCACCTAGAATTTAA
- the LOC132789578 gene encoding UBX domain-containing protein 6 codes for MSKIKRFFSKKKEEAAFKLRIGGGMGEGHKLNAPKQEAPSTSSRRKMDVYVPPKRNELSNEARAAANAALARIDRKDSKDFNTSLAAIKAQAKRELEAERRQKDELANSSSSVSVPSGSSGTENKNLACQGVFFRCPLIGEEVLTKKAWKAKIKEFLYQQLESERGLTACLIIQNCNVKEKADDCIATLIKYLENIIKNPDEEKFCKIRMSNKIFSEKVRYVDGALDVLYAAGFSEVQIDEEPFLLWTKEQTEEGLDLAMLVEALKNSETIQLELDRNIKVLLPSQARRVVLPDDFYRISPEEIKREQQLRAEAIESSQILKTKAMRDREEQRTLRMYRYSLIRVKFPNGLYIQGTFNVYEKISDVFEFVQSCLADESLEFNLVATSEGKFNEEDMDKTLYDCKLIPNVLLLFTVPAIPTPVAVDVNFLKEELLMLVQEM; via the exons ATGTCGAAAATCAAGCGTTTCTTCTCaaagaagaaggaggaggcCGCTTTCAAG TTGCGCATTGGTGGTGGAATGGGAGAGGGACACAAATTGAATGCCCCCAAGCAGGAAGCGCCATCGACAAGCTCACGGCGCAAGATGGATGTTTATGTGCCGCCCAAGCGCAATGAGCTGAGCAACGAGGCGCGCGCTGCTGCTAATGCCGCATTAGCGCGCATTGACCGCAAGGATTCAAAGGATTTCAACACCTCATTAGCGGCCATCAAGGCGCAGGCCAAGCGTGAACTGGAAGCCGAGCGTCGCCAGAAGGATGAGTTGGCCAATTCAAGCAGCTCGGTTTCTGTGCCCAGTGGCAGCAGTGGAACCGAGAACAAGAATTTAGCCTGTCAGGGCGTCTTCTTTCGCTGTCCGCTTATTGGCGAGGAAGTGTTAACCAAGAAGGCGTGGAAAGCCAAGATCAAGGAGTTTCTTTATCAGCAGCTGGAGAGTGAACGTGGCCTAACCGCTTGTTTGATCATACAAAATTGCAATGTAAAGGAGAAGGCGGATGATTGCATTGCCACGCTGATTAAATATCTGGAGAACATTATCAAGAATCCCGATGAGGAGAAGTTCTGCAAGATACGCATGTCCAATAAAATCTTTAGCGAAAAAGTGCGCTATGTGGACGGTGCCTTGGATGTGCTTTATGCAGCTGGCTTTAGCGAAGTACAGATTGATGAAGAGCCTTTTCTTTTATGGACCAAAGAGCAGACTGAGGAAGGTCTTGACCTCGCCATGCTTGTGGAGGCCTTGAAGAACTCGGAGACCATTCAGCTTGAGCTGGATCGCAATATTAAAGTGCTGTTGCCATCGCAGGCACGTCGTGTTGTCTTGCCAGACGATTTCTATCGCATCTCACCAGAGGAAATAAAACGGGAGCAACAATTGCGCGCTGAGGCCATTGAAAGCTCTCAGATTCTAAAGACAAAAGCAATGCGGGATCGCGAGGAACAGCGCACCTTGCGAATGTATCGCTATTCTCTAATCAGGGTCAAGTTCCCCAATGGTCTCTACATACAA GGCACTTTCAATGTATACGAAAAGATTTCCGATGTCTTTGAATTTGTACAATCTTGCCTGGCAGATGAATCGCTGGAATTTAATTTGGTGGCCACCAGTGAGGGTAAATTCAACGAAGAAGACATGGACAAAACTTTATACGACTGCAA ACTCATTCCAAATGTCCTACTTTTGTTTACTGTGCCGGCTATCCCAactccagttgcagttgatgtCAACTTCTTGAAGGAGGAGTTACTGATGCTGGTCCAAGAAATGTAG